The genomic window GAATCGAGCGACGAAACCGTGACGATGGAGGCCCCATGAGCGAGCACGTCTACAAGTCGATTGAGCTGACGGGATCGTCCAAGAAAGGAATCGAAGAGGCGATCCACAACGCCGTCCGGAAAGCCTCCCAGACGGTGCGCAACCTGCGCTGGTTCCATGTCACGGAGACGCGCGGCTACATCGAGAAGGGAAAAGTGGCCTACTGGCAGGTGACGCTGAAGATTGGATTTACGCTGGATGAATAAGGGGCACCCTTGGACGCGACGGCAAAGAGCGGCCGCCAACGGCCGCCGCTTGATCCGAGAACCTGAGAAGAATGAATCGACGGCGGAAGGCTAGAGAGGCCGGGAGCGGGTCATCGTCCAGGCTCCGCGGCGCTGAAAGAAATCGGCCTTGAGCCGCGCCAGCGAGCGGGTCGGCGAACCCCCGGGGGGCGGCACGGGGAGCACGGGAGAAAGGACCTGCACCGTCGCTTCGGCCTTGTCGCCGGAAATGTCCAGCTGCTCGAAGCGGAGCCAGGATCCCCCGCCGATGAGCACGGTGCGCTGCAGCAGCGCTTCCGGCGTCAGCAGGACGACTTCCCGCCCGCGCACCGCGAGCGTCTCCACTCCCGCCAGATTCTCGTTGCTGACAAGCACCTTCTGCCGGACGGGGAACAGCTTGCCTCCGGGAAAGGCGCCGTCGGTGCCGGGAGGCGGCGTGCCGAGGACCGCCCAGGCCAGAATCTGCTCGGCGATCTTCCGCCGATCGGCCGCGCTCGGGTCGGGGCGCGCGGCCTGGGCGTCGGAAGGAGCGATCGCGCCCGCCTTGACCGCGGGCGACACCTCGTTCGCCCGCCCCAGGATCTCCCAGACCTCGTGGCTGTAGCGGTAGATGAAGTCTTCCTTGAGGGTCCGATCCAGAGGGGGCGCGTCGATCTCCTCCTGGCGGCATTCGATGCGATAGCGAATCTCGGCGGTGGCGATGTTCTTGACGTAGGTGATGTCGCCGACCTTGACGCCCCCCAGGAAGAAGCAGCTGCGGATCAGGCTGGCGCGATCGTTGATGAAGCTCAGGAAGAGGCGCTCGGCGTCTTCCGGCTTGAGAACGGGCGACTCCTCCTCCGCCGGGGCCTCCTCGGGAAGGGCCAGGATTGCCGGCTCCGGCGCCATCAACAGGCTCGCCAGGAAGACGCCCGTCCACACGAGTCTCACGCTGCGCATCATCATGGTTCCTTCAGACTCCCGGCGGGCGCTCCCAGCTGCCGAACAGACGCCGCGTTCTCGCGTCGGTGGCGAAAGGCCACAGCGCCCCCGCGGTCAGAGCGACTGCCCCCCAGGCGAAGAGCATCTGCCGCAGCGGCAGGAGGTAGTCGCGCCCGTAGATATGGACTTTGTGGGCCGCCGTCCTGAAGCTGCGGTTCACA from Candidatus Polarisedimenticolia bacterium includes these protein-coding regions:
- a CDS encoding dodecin, with the translated sequence MSEHVYKSIELTGSSKKGIEEAIHNAVRKASQTVRNLRWFHVTETRGYIEKGKVAYWQVTLKIGFTLDE